Below is a window of Niabella agricola DNA.
TTCTTTTATGTATGCAACCTCTGATCCCGGCATCCGCGTTCATTTTGAATTACTGGATACGGCTAATCGGGTCATCGGCTCGGGGTTGGTAACGCCCGCTGCTACAAACGGCGCCTGGAAAAAACAGGAGTTTTCATTTGTAGCCGGCCAAACAGAAGAAAAAGGAAGACTGCGGATCTCCCTGGAGGGATCCGGAACCATCGACCTGGACATGATCTCGCTTTTCCCCTCCGATACCTGGAAGGGCCGTAAAGGCGGCATGCGGGCCGACATGGTGCAGATGCTGGCTGATATGAAGCCGGGCTTTATCCGTTTTCCCGGGGGCTGTATTGTAGAAGGCTTTGATCTTTCGCAGCGGTATCAATGGAAAAAAACGATTGGCCCGGTAGAAGAGCGGCAGTTGCTCATCAACCGCTGGAACTTTGAATTTCCACACCGCGCCGCCCCGGATTATTTCCAAACCTTCGGCCTGGGCTTTTTTGAATACTTCCAGCTGGCGGAAGACGTTGGCGCGGAGCCTCTGCCCATCCTGAATTGTGGTATGGCCTGCCAGTTTAATTCGGCCGAGCTGGTACCGCTTGATGCGCTGGATCCTTATATCCAGGATGCCCTGGATTTGATTGAGTTTGCCAATGGTCCTGTTACTTCCAAATGGGGAAAGATCCGGGCAGATATGGGGCACCCGGAACCGTTTCATTTAAAGATGATGGGAGTTGGCAATGAGAACTGGGGCCCGCAATACCTGGAACGCTTACAGCTGTTTCAAAAAGCCATCAACGCAAAATATTCCAACTTTAAGATCGTGGCCAGTTCGGGCACGGACCCGGATGGCCCGCGTTTTGACCTGCTGAACAAGGCACTCCGCGCATCAAACATTGCATTTATCGATGAACATTATTACCGGCCACCGCAGTGGTTTTTCGGCAATGCGAAGCGGTACGACTCCTATCCCCGTAGCGGTACAAAGGTCTTTGCCGGGGAATATGCATCGCACCCTGCCGGTGTGGCACCCGAAAAAAAGAACAACTGGTTGGCAGCGTTATCGGTGGCTGCCTTCCTCACTGGTGTGGAGCGGAATGCAGCGGTGGTGGAGATGGCCTCCTACGCTCCGCTGTTTGCCCATACCGAGGGATGGCAATGGGCTCCGGACCTGATCTGGGTAAACAACCTGAAAGTGTTTGGGACCCCGGATTATTATGTGCAAAAAATGTATGCATTAAATAAAGGTACCAAAGTGCTTGCTCTTACCATGAACAAAGAGCCTGTAGCCGGGCAGGATAGTTTATATGCTTCCGCTGTAATAGATGCTGATGCCAAAGTGCTTGTGGTCAAAATAGTAAACGCCGCGCCGCGGGAACAGCAGGTGCAGCTGGCCGTTGATGGTGTTAAAAAGCTGGGCAGCTCTGCAAAGCAGATGTTGCTGCGAAGCGATGATCTTAACAGCATCAACTCCCTGGCACAACCGGAAAAGATCGTTCAGAAGGAAACGGATATTGTAATAAAGGGGAAGAGCCCGTTGATAGAGGTTGCGCCCTATTCATTTTACATCCTCCGTATTCCTTATTTATAATGAAAAGATGGATAACGGTTTTAGCGATTGCGTGGATGAGCGCCCCGCTGCAGGTTTGGCCGCAGGCGATAAAGACGGGCATGACGTTCAGTACCCGCCAAACACCGGTTCATGACCCTGTGCTGATAAAGCAGGGCCATACCTATTATCTTTTTGGAACGGGCAGGGGCATCAGTGTTTTTTCGTCAAAGGATCTCCAAACCTGGAAAAAGGAAAAACCGGTTTTTGAACAACCGCCTGCCTGGGCAGCAGCAGCCGTACCCGGATACGAGGGGCATGCCTGGGCGCCGGATATCAGTTATTATAAAGGACTTTATTATTTGTTGTATTCGGTTTCCACCTTTGGGAAAAACAATTCCTGTGTTGGTATGGCGGTAAATACCACCCTGGATCCTACAGATCCCGCGTTTGAATGGGAAGACAAGGGTATGATCATCCGGTCCGTTGCCGGCAGCGACCATTGGAATGCGATCGATCCCAACCTCGTGTTGCACGAAAAGGGAAAACCCTGGCTCTGCTTCGGTTCATTTTGGAATGGCATTCAGCTGGTGGCGTTGGCCTCCGATCTGAAGCCGGCCGGAGGTGTAAAGACCATTGCAAGCCGCTGCACAGGGCAGCCTGGCGCGGATTCAGTGACAGCAGGCGGCGCAATAGAAGCGCCATTTGTATTCCGGAAGAACGGCTATTACTATCTTTTTGTTTCCTGGGATTATTGCTGCAAAGGCCGTGATAGCAATTATAAGGTTGTGGTAGGACGGAGCCGGAAGATTACGGGCCCTTATGTAGATAAAAAAGGGCAGCCCATGGCGCAGAACGGCGGCTCTCTTTTGATCGGGGGAAATGGCAGCGAATGGATGGGCATCGGGCACAACGCTGTTTTTACCGATACCGACGGGACCGATTATTTTGTGGCACATGGATACGATGAAGGGGAGTCTAAACTATGGATCCGGAAACTTCGATGGGCGACAGATGGATGGCCGCTGCTGGAAGGTGTTTCGCTGTAGGGCCGGCCCGGCGCCATTAAAGCGATCTTTAAAGACATGCCAGGCAATGGCTGGCATTATTCGGGCGGTATCATGATAATTGTTGATCAGACATTTTATTTTTTAATTTGGCAGGAGCGCTTCCTGTCCGCAGCAGGAGGGTACAAAAGATAAATATTGAAATCAATGGGAAATCAGCAGATGAAACGATGGTTTTTAGCAATGTTCTGTTTTACAGCCGCGCTTGCTCCGCGGGCACAGGAACTACATGTAAAGGGTCCGGATGGGCGGCTGGATGTGGTGCTTTCCGTGGCAGAGGGCCGGCCGGCTTATGAAGTACGTTACAACGGGAAGGTGTTTCTTGAAAAATCGCCGTTGGGGCTGAACACTACGATAGGCGATTTTAGCTGCGGCCTGAAGCTCATGGATCACCGTATAAAAATGATTACCGAGGATTATACGCTTAACCGGTCCAAACATTCGCAGGTGCATTATGAAGCCAGCGAGCTGGTGGCCACTTTTGCCAATACGGAAAAGCAGGCGATGGATATTATATTCAGGGTAAGCAATCATGATGTGGCATTTTGCTATGCCCTGCCCCGGCAGGGCGGCAGGGCAGCGCTGGCTGTTCAGCAGGAATATACGGGATTCCGGTTCCCTTTGCAGACTACTACGTTCTTAACGCCACAAAGCCGGGCCATGACCGGCTGGAAGCGCACCAAACCTAGTTATGAAGAACCTTATAAAGCAGATATGCCCATGGATGCGCCATCTGCCTATGGTAATGGTTACACTTTTCCCGGTTTATTTCGCATCGGCCGGGAAGGATGGGTATTGGTCAGCGAAACCGGTGTGGATAGCCGTTATTGCGCATCCCGTTTAAGTGAATATCAATCCGGCGGTTTATACCAGATCGCGTTCCCCATGGCGGCAGAAAATGATGGAAATGGCACAGTAGCCCCGGCCTTTGCGTTGCCGGGACGCACACCCTGGCGCACCCTGACGGTGGGTGAAACACTGAAGCCTGTTGTAGAAACCACCGTGCCCTGGGATGTGGTAAAACCCTTGTATGAAACCCGCCACAGGTACCACTGGGGCAGGGGTACCTGGAGCTGGATCCTTTGGCAGGACCAAAGCATCAATTATAACGACCAGGTAGCCTATATCGATCTGGCAGCCGCAATGGGGTATGAGTATGTATTGGTCGATAACTGGTGGGATCAAAACATCGGCCGTCAACGGATGGCTTCGCTGGTAAAATACGCCCAAAGCAGAAAAGTGGATGTCTTTCTTTGGTACAGTTCCAGCGGGTATTGGAACGATATTGAGCAGGGCCCGGTAAACCGTATGGATAATCCCATTGTGCGCAAACGGGAAATGCAGTGGTTGCAAAGCCTGGGCGTAAAGGG
It encodes the following:
- a CDS encoding alpha-L-arabinofuranosidase C-terminal domain-containing protein, with the protein product MKKIWSLFFIVSATCTAGNAQTKTFRVDVSRPVAAVSPTMYGVFFEDINFGADGGIYAELVKNRSFEFFKPLMGWKVEQTPFREGAVTVLNRKGPNPRFLRVVLNPAADRGFSLMNEGFRGMGIKQGLRYDASFMYATSDPGIRVHFELLDTANRVIGSGLVTPAATNGAWKKQEFSFVAGQTEEKGRLRISLEGSGTIDLDMISLFPSDTWKGRKGGMRADMVQMLADMKPGFIRFPGGCIVEGFDLSQRYQWKKTIGPVEERQLLINRWNFEFPHRAAPDYFQTFGLGFFEYFQLAEDVGAEPLPILNCGMACQFNSAELVPLDALDPYIQDALDLIEFANGPVTSKWGKIRADMGHPEPFHLKMMGVGNENWGPQYLERLQLFQKAINAKYSNFKIVASSGTDPDGPRFDLLNKALRASNIAFIDEHYYRPPQWFFGNAKRYDSYPRSGTKVFAGEYASHPAGVAPEKKNNWLAALSVAAFLTGVERNAAVVEMASYAPLFAHTEGWQWAPDLIWVNNLKVFGTPDYYVQKMYALNKGTKVLALTMNKEPVAGQDSLYASAVIDADAKVLVVKIVNAAPREQQVQLAVDGVKKLGSSAKQMLLRSDDLNSINSLAQPEKIVQKETDIVIKGKSPLIEVAPYSFYILRIPYL
- a CDS encoding family 43 glycosylhydrolase, which translates into the protein MKRWITVLAIAWMSAPLQVWPQAIKTGMTFSTRQTPVHDPVLIKQGHTYYLFGTGRGISVFSSKDLQTWKKEKPVFEQPPAWAAAAVPGYEGHAWAPDISYYKGLYYLLYSVSTFGKNNSCVGMAVNTTLDPTDPAFEWEDKGMIIRSVAGSDHWNAIDPNLVLHEKGKPWLCFGSFWNGIQLVALASDLKPAGGVKTIASRCTGQPGADSVTAGGAIEAPFVFRKNGYYYLFVSWDYCCKGRDSNYKVVVGRSRKITGPYVDKKGQPMAQNGGSLLIGGNGSEWMGIGHNAVFTDTDGTDYFVAHGYDEGESKLWIRKLRWATDGWPLLEGVSL
- a CDS encoding glycoside hydrolase family 97 protein — translated: MGNQQMKRWFLAMFCFTAALAPRAQELHVKGPDGRLDVVLSVAEGRPAYEVRYNGKVFLEKSPLGLNTTIGDFSCGLKLMDHRIKMITEDYTLNRSKHSQVHYEASELVATFANTEKQAMDIIFRVSNHDVAFCYALPRQGGRAALAVQQEYTGFRFPLQTTTFLTPQSRAMTGWKRTKPSYEEPYKADMPMDAPSAYGNGYTFPGLFRIGREGWVLVSETGVDSRYCASRLSEYQSGGLYQIAFPMAAENDGNGTVAPAFALPGRTPWRTLTVGETLKPVVETTVPWDVVKPLYETRHRYHWGRGTWSWILWQDQSINYNDQVAYIDLAAAMGYEYVLVDNWWDQNIGRQRMASLVKYAQSRKVDVFLWYSSSGYWNDIEQGPVNRMDNPIVRKREMQWLQSLGVKGIKVDFFGGDKQETMRLYEAILSDADDHGLMVIFHGATLPRGWERMYPNYAGSEAVLASENMVFTQAACDQEAFNACLHPFIRNTVGCMEFGGSFLNKRLNRGNNGGSERRSSDAFQLAVAVLFQNPVQFFALAPNNLTDAAPVSLGFMKEVPSTWDETRYIDGYPGKYVVLARRQGSRWYIAGINARQQAVQLKLDLSLLAGQRVELITDGPQKAPAAHRTTISKNGIFEITLQPGGGFVIR